The Sinorhizobium meliloti genome includes a window with the following:
- the speC gene encoding ornithine decarboxylase: MIPRDVKAPTVPIPFHKLLKVVAFVDERNLETKRLLAHIVAENFEVELRGSYNADVSEDASVGAYIGTVEGGRLEDARKFVRAVRDIGFRTPLWALADSHGIADIAAIKMAGEVDGFVYLGQQTPAFYAKQIISSLVNYGKTLLPPFFGGLMAYDGEANIAFDCPGHQGGQFYRKSPAGQLFFNYFGESIFRADLCNADVDLGDLLIHEGPAAEAQKNAARIFGADRTYFILNGTSTSNKVVTNAVLRAGDLVLFDRNNHKSLHQGALVQAGAIPVYLPTSRNSFGMIGAVDWDAWDEASLRRQIERHPLVEDKTRASAERPFRLACIQLATYDGTIYNVRKVLEQIGHLCDYVLWDEAWIGYNAFHPLFEDHSPMRIDTLDAEMPGLFSTQSVHKQGAGFSQASQIHKRDEHIRDQRRYVEHKRFNESLLMHVSTSPFYPLFASLDVNAKIHEGKAGEMLWDRCIELGIEARKKLREFTRYYESTGAGPQEQWFFDPFVPDVVTISGSKHTEDVVESRWEALPTEVIKREQQCWRFRPGASWHGYSGYSDGYAMVDPNKLTLLTPGIDRATGEYRDFGIPATIVANYLREQRIVPEKCDLNSILFLLTPAEDESKLNTLIAKLVKFKNLWDRDAPLAEVLPTVFAANRERYAGYTLRQVCKEMHDFYRQAGVKELQRLCFRAESMPEPAMPPKAAYEALVANEVDYVALDEAFGRISATLALIYPPGIGVIVPGERWDERARPMHNYFLAFQESFNRFPGFNYEVQGVFQERVDGQIKFYTYAVRE, encoded by the coding sequence ATGATACCGCGTGATGTGAAGGCTCCGACCGTCCCCATTCCATTCCACAAGCTGCTTAAGGTCGTGGCATTCGTCGACGAACGCAATCTCGAAACGAAGAGACTTCTTGCGCACATTGTCGCGGAGAATTTCGAAGTCGAGTTGCGCGGCAGCTACAACGCCGACGTGTCCGAGGACGCTTCGGTTGGTGCCTATATTGGGACGGTCGAGGGCGGACGGCTCGAAGATGCCCGGAAGTTCGTCCGTGCGGTCAGAGACATCGGATTCCGCACGCCGCTATGGGCCCTCGCAGACTCCCACGGTATTGCGGACATTGCGGCGATTAAAATGGCCGGCGAAGTCGATGGCTTCGTTTATCTTGGGCAGCAGACACCGGCGTTCTACGCAAAGCAGATCATTTCAAGTCTGGTCAATTACGGCAAGACGCTCCTCCCGCCGTTTTTCGGCGGCCTCATGGCTTACGATGGAGAAGCCAACATCGCGTTCGACTGTCCCGGACACCAAGGCGGACAGTTTTACCGGAAGTCGCCCGCAGGCCAGCTCTTTTTCAATTATTTCGGCGAAAGCATATTTCGCGCCGATCTTTGCAATGCCGATGTCGACCTTGGCGACCTGCTAATCCATGAAGGGCCAGCGGCCGAGGCGCAGAAGAATGCGGCAAGGATTTTCGGCGCGGACCGGACCTACTTCATTCTGAACGGCACAAGCACATCGAACAAAGTAGTTACGAACGCGGTACTGCGCGCAGGCGACCTCGTGTTGTTCGACCGCAACAATCACAAATCGCTTCATCAGGGCGCGCTGGTGCAGGCAGGAGCGATACCAGTTTACCTGCCAACCTCACGCAACTCGTTCGGGATGATCGGTGCCGTGGACTGGGACGCCTGGGACGAAGCCAGCCTGCGCCGGCAGATCGAAAGGCATCCCCTGGTCGAGGACAAGACGCGAGCCAGTGCAGAGCGACCGTTCCGACTCGCCTGCATCCAACTTGCGACCTATGACGGCACTATTTACAACGTCCGCAAGGTGTTGGAACAAATCGGACACCTGTGCGACTACGTACTCTGGGACGAGGCGTGGATCGGCTACAACGCTTTCCACCCATTGTTTGAAGACCACAGTCCGATGCGGATCGACACGCTTGATGCCGAAATGCCGGGATTGTTCTCAACGCAATCCGTCCACAAGCAAGGGGCGGGCTTTTCGCAAGCCTCGCAGATTCACAAGCGCGACGAGCACATCCGTGATCAGCGCCGCTATGTCGAACATAAGCGCTTCAACGAGTCGCTTCTCATGCATGTTTCGACATCACCATTCTACCCGCTATTCGCCTCGTTGGACGTCAATGCCAAGATCCACGAGGGCAAGGCTGGTGAAATGCTCTGGGATCGCTGTATCGAGCTGGGTATCGAGGCACGCAAGAAGCTCAGAGAATTCACCCGGTACTACGAGTCGACGGGTGCGGGGCCCCAGGAGCAGTGGTTCTTCGACCCCTTCGTACCCGATGTCGTCACGATCTCGGGCTCCAAACATACCGAGGATGTTGTCGAGTCCCGTTGGGAGGCGCTCCCGACGGAGGTCATCAAACGGGAACAGCAGTGCTGGCGCTTCCGCCCAGGGGCTTCATGGCATGGATATTCCGGCTACTCCGATGGCTACGCAATGGTGGATCCAAACAAGCTCACGCTTCTCACTCCAGGCATAGACCGTGCGACCGGGGAGTATCGAGACTTCGGCATCCCGGCAACGATCGTTGCCAATTATCTTCGCGAACAGCGCATCGTTCCCGAGAAGTGCGACCTCAACAGCATACTGTTTCTGCTCACACCGGCCGAGGACGAGAGCAAGCTCAACACGCTGATAGCCAAGTTGGTGAAGTTCAAGAACTTATGGGATCGGGACGCACCTTTGGCCGAGGTTCTACCAACCGTGTTTGCGGCGAACAGAGAGCGCTATGCAGGATACACACTCCGGCAGGTCTGCAAAGAGATGCACGACTTCTATCGGCAAGCAGGGGTCAAGGAATTGCAGCGCCTCTGCTTCCGGGCGGAGAGCATGCCCGAGCCCGCAATGCCGCCGAAAGCGGCTTATGAAGCCCTCGTGGCAAACGAAGTTGATTATGTGGCACTCGACGAGGCTTTCGGCAGGATTTCGGCCACGCTCGCGTTGATCTATCCGCCGGGCATAGGCGTCATAGTCCCCGGGGAGCGCTGGGACGAAAGGGCGCGGCCGATGCACAACTATTTCCTGGCATTCCAAGAGTCCTTCAACCGTTTCCCCGGCTTCAATTACGAGGTCCAGGGTGTGTTTCAGGAGCGCGTTGACGGCCAGATCAAATTCTACACCTACGCCGTGCGCGAGTAA
- a CDS encoding cation diffusion facilitator family transporter: MFNEQTFLRASIAATVVVAAFGIILGLLSGSFSITFDGVYSLADAGMTVLALWVSRLIAVAATGNALSGRMRERFTMGFWHLEPIVLLLNGTLLMAIAVYALINALTSVLKGGHQLQFGFAIAYAAVTVFICTMMAVIGARANRGLRSNFIALDVKAWIMSGGIASALLVAFIIGHAVQKTALHWMTSYVDPVVLAFVCIVIIPLPIGTVKSALADILLITPSELRARVERIADETVRKQGFLSYRAYVARVGRAKQIELHFIVPSNLPPQPVESWDRIRDEIGIAIGDEGHNRWLTIAFTADERWAE; the protein is encoded by the coding sequence ATGTTCAACGAGCAGACCTTCCTTCGGGCTTCCATCGCCGCCACCGTTGTCGTCGCGGCATTTGGAATTATCCTGGGACTTCTGTCCGGGTCATTCTCCATCACATTTGACGGCGTCTACTCGCTCGCCGATGCCGGAATGACTGTCTTGGCGCTTTGGGTTTCCAGGCTGATTGCGGTAGCGGCAACGGGCAATGCGTTGTCCGGCCGTATGCGGGAACGTTTCACGATGGGGTTCTGGCACCTCGAGCCGATCGTCTTGCTTCTCAACGGTACATTGCTGATGGCCATCGCCGTTTATGCGTTGATCAATGCGCTGACCAGCGTTTTGAAAGGGGGCCATCAGCTCCAGTTCGGCTTCGCCATTGCCTATGCTGCAGTGACCGTGTTCATTTGTACGATGATGGCGGTGATCGGTGCGCGAGCTAATCGCGGGCTTCGATCGAATTTTATCGCGCTTGATGTCAAGGCCTGGATCATGTCGGGGGGCATCGCGTCGGCGCTGCTGGTTGCTTTCATAATCGGCCATGCGGTCCAGAAAACGGCATTGCATTGGATGACCTCATACGTCGATCCCGTGGTGTTGGCTTTTGTCTGCATCGTCATCATCCCCCTGCCGATCGGTACGGTTAAGTCGGCTCTTGCCGATATCCTGCTGATCACCCCAAGCGAGCTCAGGGCTCGGGTGGAGCGCATCGCCGACGAAACGGTGCGGAAGCAGGGCTTTCTTTCTTACCGGGCCTACGTCGCCAGGGTTGGGCGCGCCAAGCAGATAGAGCTTCATTTCATCGTGCCCAGCAACCTTCCTCCTCAACCGGTAGAGTCGTGGGACCGAATTCGAGATGAGATTGGGATTGCTATTGGCGATGAAGGCCACAATCGCTGGTTGACAATCGCCTTTACCGCAGACGAGAGGTGGGCAGAGTGA
- a CDS encoding amino acid permease encodes MSAPSSGKSLGLAACTAIVVGNMVGSGFYLSPAAVAPYGNLAIVIWIVMGAGAICLGLTFARLAKLSPAVGGPYAYTRLAYGDFPGFLIAWGYWISIWASLPVIAVAFAGVVIDFFPFLRGRGTATLLTLGVIWLVVLVNLRGVHAAGLFSEITTYAKMIPFGAVALLGLFYIDFSHFADFNPSGQPLLQASAALAPLTMFAYLGLESATVPAGDVRDAERTIPRSTVLGIAIAVTLYVLGTIVVMGLVPREELVHSVAPFSEAARRMWGPAGELAISLAVVLSSIGALNGWTLLMGQVPMAAARDGLFPPLFSRLSVRNVPATGIVVSATLATILVLVQAAGSEGFSSIYRLFVGLSTMTAVIPYAFCALASSLVSARVSGGTVIPRVTLIELVGFAFAIFTLYGCGAEPVLYGLLLLLLSIPVYIWQRRRSFVPGDDPSRGQTPD; translated from the coding sequence ATGTCAGCACCGTCAAGTGGCAAAAGCCTGGGTCTGGCCGCCTGTACCGCCATCGTCGTCGGTAACATGGTTGGCTCCGGCTTCTACCTCTCGCCGGCGGCAGTTGCTCCCTACGGCAATCTCGCTATCGTGATTTGGATCGTGATGGGAGCGGGTGCGATCTGTCTCGGGCTGACGTTCGCACGGCTCGCAAAGCTCTCTCCGGCAGTCGGCGGGCCTTATGCATATACGCGCCTTGCCTATGGAGACTTTCCGGGCTTTCTTATCGCTTGGGGATATTGGATTTCCATCTGGGCGTCCCTGCCCGTTATCGCCGTGGCGTTCGCCGGCGTGGTCATCGATTTTTTTCCGTTCCTCCGCGGGCGCGGAACGGCGACGCTGCTCACGTTGGGCGTGATCTGGCTTGTCGTGCTCGTCAACTTACGCGGCGTCCACGCGGCCGGGCTCTTTTCGGAAATCACCACCTACGCTAAGATGATCCCGTTCGGGGCCGTCGCGCTGCTGGGCCTGTTTTACATCGACTTCTCTCACTTTGCCGACTTCAATCCAAGCGGCCAGCCGCTCCTTCAGGCGAGCGCTGCGTTGGCGCCGCTTACCATGTTCGCCTATTTGGGGCTTGAATCTGCCACGGTGCCCGCTGGCGATGTGCGCGACGCCGAACGTACGATCCCGCGTTCAACGGTGCTTGGAATCGCCATTGCTGTAACGCTGTACGTTCTGGGCACCATTGTCGTTATGGGGTTGGTGCCGAGAGAGGAGCTCGTCCACTCGGTGGCGCCCTTCTCCGAGGCAGCAAGGAGAATGTGGGGACCGGCCGGTGAGCTAGCGATTTCTCTCGCAGTTGTCCTGTCATCAATCGGAGCGCTGAACGGCTGGACATTGCTGATGGGGCAGGTGCCAATGGCGGCGGCGCGAGACGGATTGTTTCCACCTCTGTTCAGCCGGCTCTCGGTGCGAAATGTGCCCGCCACGGGGATTGTCGTTTCGGCGACTCTGGCGACGATTCTCGTGCTCGTTCAGGCAGCCGGTTCCGAGGGCTTCTCATCCATTTATCGTCTATTCGTCGGCTTAAGCACAATGACCGCCGTTATACCTTATGCGTTCTGCGCTCTTGCCAGCAGTCTCGTCTCCGCACGGGTTAGCGGAGGGACTGTAATACCGCGTGTAACCCTTATCGAGCTTGTTGGTTTCGCTTTTGCAATTTTCACGCTTTACGGCTGTGGTGCGGAGCCTGTTCTCTACGGGCTATTGCTGCTGTTGCTGAGCATCCCCGTTTACATATGGCAGCGACGGCGGAGCTTCGTGCCGGGTGATGATCCTAGCCGGGGCCAGACGCCTGATTGA
- a CDS encoding arginine/lysine/ornithine decarboxylase yields MEFYKAFPIAVIDEDYEGKNAAGRGMRSLAEAIEKEGYRVVGGLTYEDARRLVNVFNTESCWLISVDGTESSTTRWEILAELLAAKRSRNNLLPIFLFGDDTTAEMVPAPVLRHANAFMRLFEDSPEFMARAIVRAAQNYLERLPPPMFKALMEYTLHGAYSWHTPGHGGGVAFRKSPVGQLFYSFFGENTLRSDISVSVGSVGSLLDHVGPIGEGERNAARIFGADETLFVVGGTSTANKIVWHGMVTRNDLVLCDRNCHKSILHSLIMTGATPIYLTPSRNGLGIIGPIAKEQFTPEAIAHKIAASPFASETNGKVRLMVVTNSTYDGLCYNVDEIKSALGDAVEVLHFDEAWFAYANFHEFYDGYHAISSTKPARSQDAITFATQSTHKLLAAFSQASMLHVQHAVAKQLDITRFNEAFMMHTSTSPQYGIIASCDVAAAMMEQPAGRALVQETIDEAMSFRRAVNAVRTQMQDSWWFEVWEPPIADRAPSDARSDWLLKPNDAWHGFEDLAENHVMVDPIKVTILSPGLNAGGAMLEHGIPAAVVTKFLSSRRIEIEKTGLYSFLVLFSMGITRGKWSTLITELLNFKDLYDANAPLSRALPALAAAHPDVYRAMGLRDLCEKIHDVYRSDDVPNAQREMYTVLPEMALRPADAYNRLVKGCVESIDIDELIGRTLAVMIVPYPPGIPLIMPGERITAATRSIQDYLVYARSFDRKFPGFETDIHGLRFVANPSGRRYLVDCIVEEGQDDTA; encoded by the coding sequence ATGGAGTTCTACAAGGCATTCCCCATCGCTGTCATCGATGAAGATTACGAGGGTAAAAACGCGGCCGGGCGGGGCATGCGCAGCCTCGCAGAGGCGATTGAAAAGGAAGGTTATCGGGTCGTTGGAGGGCTCACCTATGAGGATGCACGCCGCCTCGTGAACGTCTTCAACACCGAGTCCTGCTGGCTGATTTCAGTCGACGGGACGGAATCAAGTACGACGCGATGGGAGATTTTGGCCGAGCTGCTCGCCGCGAAACGCTCCCGGAACAACCTGCTGCCAATCTTTCTGTTTGGCGACGATACAACGGCGGAAATGGTGCCGGCGCCCGTGCTGCGCCACGCCAATGCCTTTATGCGTCTTTTCGAGGATTCTCCGGAATTCATGGCGCGCGCGATCGTGCGCGCCGCGCAGAATTATCTTGAGAGGCTTCCGCCTCCAATGTTCAAGGCGTTGATGGAATACACGCTTCACGGCGCCTATTCCTGGCACACGCCAGGGCACGGAGGCGGGGTGGCGTTTCGCAAGAGCCCGGTTGGCCAGCTCTTTTATTCGTTTTTCGGAGAGAACACACTGAGGTCGGACATTTCTGTGTCCGTCGGCAGCGTTGGTTCGCTCCTCGATCATGTTGGGCCGATTGGCGAGGGTGAGCGCAATGCCGCTCGTATATTTGGTGCGGATGAGACGCTGTTCGTTGTCGGCGGCACATCGACCGCCAATAAGATCGTATGGCACGGCATGGTCACTCGGAACGACCTCGTCCTCTGCGACCGAAACTGCCATAAGTCTATCCTGCACTCGCTGATCATGACGGGTGCAACGCCGATTTACCTGACGCCCTCACGCAACGGCCTCGGCATCATCGGGCCGATTGCGAAGGAGCAATTTACCCCAGAGGCAATTGCGCACAAGATCGCCGCCAGTCCGTTTGCCAGTGAGACGAACGGTAAAGTGCGCCTGATGGTAGTGACAAACTCCACCTATGATGGGCTCTGCTACAATGTAGATGAAATCAAATCGGCTCTCGGCGATGCGGTGGAGGTACTGCATTTCGACGAGGCCTGGTTTGCTTACGCCAATTTTCACGAATTCTACGATGGTTATCACGCGATCTCTTCAACGAAGCCCGCGCGCTCGCAAGACGCCATAACATTCGCAACCCAGTCGACGCATAAGCTGCTGGCCGCCTTCTCTCAAGCTTCAATGCTTCATGTGCAGCATGCCGTGGCGAAGCAACTCGACATCACACGCTTCAACGAAGCGTTCATGATGCACACATCGACATCGCCGCAATATGGGATCATCGCCTCGTGCGACGTGGCTGCTGCCATGATGGAGCAGCCCGCCGGGCGGGCGCTGGTACAGGAGACCATTGACGAGGCCATGAGTTTCCGTCGAGCCGTCAACGCCGTGCGGACACAGATGCAGGATTCCTGGTGGTTCGAAGTCTGGGAGCCCCCCATCGCGGATCGGGCACCGAGCGACGCCAGGTCGGATTGGCTTCTTAAGCCCAACGACGCGTGGCATGGTTTCGAAGACCTGGCTGAGAATCACGTGATGGTTGACCCGATCAAGGTAACGATCCTTTCGCCCGGACTCAATGCGGGCGGAGCGATGCTGGAGCATGGTATTCCGGCTGCAGTCGTCACGAAGTTCCTTTCTTCTCGCCGGATCGAAATCGAGAAAACGGGTCTCTACTCTTTCCTGGTGCTCTTCTCCATGGGGATCACACGGGGCAAGTGGAGCACCCTGATCACCGAGCTCTTGAACTTCAAAGACCTCTATGATGCCAATGCGCCTCTTTCACGCGCCCTTCCCGCCCTCGCGGCAGCCCATCCGGACGTCTACCGTGCAATGGGGCTCAGAGATCTTTGCGAGAAAATTCACGACGTGTACCGCAGCGACGACGTGCCGAATGCCCAGCGCGAGATGTACACCGTGCTGCCCGAAATGGCACTGCGCCCGGCGGACGCCTACAACCGCTTGGTCAAGGGGTGCGTCGAAAGCATCGATATCGACGAATTGATCGGCCGAACACTCGCAGTCATGATTGTACCCTATCCTCCGGGGATCCCGCTCATCATGCCTGGCGAACGGATCACCGCCGCCACAAGATCGATCCAGGACTATCTCGTCTACGCCCGGAGTTTCGACAGGAAATTCCCGGGATTTGAGACGGACATCCACGGGCTCCGTTTCGTCGCTAACCCGAGTGGACGGAGATATCTCGTGGATTGCATCGTCGAGGAGGGGCAGGATGATACCGCGTGA